A stretch of DNA from Roseovarius faecimaris:
GAAAGTCGTTCGTATAGGCGATGAGCAGCGAATAGAGCGGGTTCGACGTCCCGCCGATCAGGACGGCGGCCACGAGCAGCATGATATAGCTGCCTCCCAGCAGCCCGCCCAGCACACCTCCCAGCCCCAGCACGACCGAGATGATCAGGATCAGCTTGCGCCGGTCCATCCGGTCCGAAATCCAGCCGATCGGGAACTGCATCACCAATGCGGCCACATAGAACATCGACACGAAAAGCGAGATCTGCGCCACGCTCAGCCCCGCCTCGGCACCATAGACCGGCGCCATGCCGAACTGGGCCGCGAACACACCGCCCAGAAGGAACATACCCACACAGCCCAGCGGCGAAATCTTCATGATTTCCATAAGGCTAAGGGGTTTCGTGGTGGAAAAGGCCGGGGTTGGCCCGACCGAAAGAAGGATCGGCGCAAAGGCCAGGCTGACCAGGATCGACGGGATGATAAACAGGATATACCCGCCCGGATCGGCCACCAGCATCAGCGCCTGCGCGCTGACGATGCCGACCATCTGCATGATCATGTAAAGCGACAGCGCCTTGCCCCGGTTCTCGTTATTGGCCGCCTCATTGAGCCAGCTTTCGGCGGTCACGTAGACGCCCGAAAAACAGAACCCGATCAGAATACGCGCAGCCCCCCAGGCGAACGGGTCGGTAAACAGCGGATAGGTGATCATCACCGCCGAAATGAGTGATCCGAGGGCGGCAAAGACCCGCACATGCCCGACCCGGCGGATCATGTCCGGCGCGCGCCGCGATCCGAACAGAAAGCCGACGAAATAGCCCGACATCACCAGCGACATTTCCAGGGTGGAAAATCCCTCGATCTCGCCGCGCACACCCAACAGCGTGGACTGCATGCCATTGCCCATCTGCAACAGCATCATGCCCAGAAGCAGGGCCCAGGCGCTTCGTATCACATGCAGCATCTTCGCTCTCCACTGTCACGATCAGGGGTCGCGACTCAGGCTTTCATCAATTTGCCGCCGATGACAGTGTTTTTCTCCGGGATCAACAATGAAGAATCACCATAGCTGAAAAAACGGTAATTTTCCGCAACCGCATGGGCATAAATATCGCGGATGCGATCCTGGCCCATCAGCGCGGATACAAGCATCATCAGCGTCGATTTGGGCAAGTGGAAATTGGTCATCAGCGCATCGGTGGCCCGAAACTCAAAGCCCGGATAGATGAAGATATCCGTGTCGCCTTCCCAGGCGCGCACCACGCCCGTCTCGCGCGCCGCGGTCTCAATCAGGCGCAGGGCGGTGGTCCCCACCGGGATGATCCGCCCCCCCGCCGCGCGCGTCGCGGCGATCTCGTCGGCGGCCTCGGCGCTCACCTGCCCCCATTCGGCATGCATCTTGTGAGTGGTCACGTCATCCACCTTCACCGGCAGGAAGGTGCCCGCCCCCACATGCAGCGTGACATGGGTGAAATCGACGCCGCGCCTGCGCAACGCCTCCAGCAGCGCCTCGTCGAAATGCAGCGACGCGGTGGGCGCGGCCACGGCCCCCAATTCGCGGGCGAACACCGTCTGGTAATCTTGCTTGTCGCGCTCATCGGCCTTGCGCTTGGCCTCGATATAGGGCGGCAGCGGCATCGCCCCCACCCGCGCAAGTGCTGCCTCGAAATCCTCCCCCGTCAGGTTGAACCTGAGCCGCGCCTGACCATCGGCCCGGTCCATCAGCGTGGCCTCAAACCCCTCTCCAAAGGCGATCACCTCGCCATCCCTGACCTTCTTCAGCGGCTTGATCAGCGCGCTCCAGTCCCCCTCCGGCGTGGGCGACAGCAGCGTGACCTCGATCTTCGCAACACCCCCCTCCTGCGCGCCTGCCCGCGTGCGCGTGCCACTCAGCCGCGCCGGGATCACCTTGGTGTCATTCAGGATCAGACGGTCGCCGGGGTTGAGAAAATCGGGCAGCTCGATCACCCGCGCATCCCGGATCGTGCCGCCCTCGGCCACCAACAGGCGCGCCGAACTGCGCGGATTGGCCGGGCGCGTGGCAATCAGCCTGTCCGGCAAGTCGAAATCGAAATCGCTCAGCTTCATCTCTGCACCTTCGGCGGCGGACGGCGGAACAGCTCGCGGAACATCCCCGGCGTCAGCAGCGACAGCGGGTTCACCGTCACGCGCGGATCCGAGGCAGGCCCGGTCAGCTCGTAATTAAACCCGATGAGCCCCTCGCCCTTGCGGGTAAAAAGCCCGCCAACCGCATTCACCAGATACAGCGGCGAAAAGACCCCCTGCATGTTCATCTGTCCACTGCCCAAGTCATAAAACCCGTCCATCGAAATCCCCATCGACGCGCCCACCGCACTGCCCCGTTCCAGGATCACCTGCGTCGGCGTCAGCTGAAAATCCGCCTCCACCTGGCCAAAATGAATGCCTTCGCCGCCAAGCTGCTCCAGAAGCCCCACGACACTCAGCGTGTTGAACAGCGCGGCCAGCGCCGGGGCATCCTTGAGCCGCATCTGCTCGACCGTGAGCTTGCCGTTGTAGCTGCCTTTCGCGGTCGCCGGGAAAAGCGTGAGGTCCATCTCACCGTCACGCGCGTTTTTCAAGAGCCCCGCCGATTTCATCACACTGCCGGCATCCTGCGACAGGATGCGAAAGGCGCTGCGCCCCTGATGCGGCAGGACCACGCCCGTCACCCTGGCGCCGCCATTCACCTGCCCCGAAAAACGCCCGTCGGCGCCTTTCGACATATCCAGTTCGGCCTGGAAATTGGTCAGCGCGATCCCGTCGGAAATCTGCAACCGGTCAAGGCTCAGGCTCAGCGGCCCGGTTTGCCCGCTGCTCTGGCCGCTCTCCCCGCTGCCGCCCAGCGAGGTCTGGCGCATGTCGATCATGCCGCCCCGCACCTGCACGGCGGGCGCCGCATTGCCGCCGCGCCCGATCAGGTCCACCGGCGCATCCAGCCAGCTGCCCACACGCACCCGGGAAAACCGCGCCCGCTCCAGCCCGCCATCCGGCCTCAGGCCGATGCTGCCCTCGGCCTGCAATCCCGCCGCATTCAGCGAAAGCTGGTTGATCTCGGGCGGCGACCCGAGCGAGCCCAGCACCTCCAGCGCGCCGCGCCCGCTCTGCGACAATGCCCAGCCCAGCGGCGGCAGGCTCAGCCCCAGCCCCGCCAGATCCGACCGCAGGGCGAACTTGCCGGGCTCGCCCTTGCGGAACCGGATGGTCAGATCGCCCTGCCCGTTTCCGCTGATCGAGCCGGGGGGCAGGCCGATGTTGAACTCGTCGGCAAAGCGTTCCGACAATTCCACTGTCCCGTTCAGCACGCTGCTGCCATCCGCGTCCTTGCCGATCCGGGTGGACCACGCGCCCGAGGCAGGCACAGCCCCGATCCGCCCGTCACCCGCGATGCTCAGCTCTCCGTCCTTGGCCGTCACCGCCAGTCGCGGCGACGCGAGCACCCGCCCCGGCACCAGCGTCTCGGAGCGCACATCGCGTGCCGTGGCGCGGATATCATAGGTCACATCCCCGGGCGCCACCTTCTGCTTCAGCCGGAAATTCAGCAGCCCCTGCACCTCGGCCCGCCCATCGGCCAGGGTCACCGGCTGACCCGCCTTCTGCAGGAACCGGAACGGCCCCGAATCCAGTAGCGACAGCGCGGCGGTGACCGTGCTCGACGTGGACAGCCGCACCTCTGCCGGGGCCTGCTGCTGTGACGTGTCGGTCACGATAAAGCTGGTGCCAGCGATATCCACCTTTCCGCCCTGCGCCGCCGTCACATGCCCGCGATCCGCCGACAGCACGAACCGCTTGTCATAGAGCGAGCCATGCCCCGCCGCCCCCTTGATCACCGGCACATCCTTGATAAACCGCGTCTCCAGCTCTTCGAAATCGAAGCCAAGAAACAGATCAGGGCGGCTCTTGGGGCTGGACCGCAGGGCAAGCTGAATGTCACTCATCTTCGCCCCGCGCACATTGTCGCGGATCCAGTTGCGCGTCGGCGCCTTGACGCTTTCGGGCCAGAGCTGAAGCATCCGCTCCGGCGTCAGCCCGTCCATCCGCCCGTCCAGCGCAACCGACCAGCCCTCCGGCCCCGCCCCGGCCCGGCCCGTCAGGATCAGCCGTTGACCCTGATCGGAAAAGCTCATCTCGCCCAGCGTCAGCTCGAACGGATCAAGCCGCAGCTTCGCATCCATCGTCGCGCCTTCCACCGAAACCGGCTCGGCATAAAGCGCGGCCGGATTGGCCGACAGCTCGGACACCCGGAACTGCGTCCACAACTCCGTCGGCCAGCCCTCGTCCAGACCAATCAGAAACGCCTTGCCCTCGACCCGTGCCGTGACCCACTTGCTTTCGACAAAGGCTTCGCTGACCTGCATGGTCTGGGTCAGCGGATCGAAGGTCAGATAGGTGCGCGCGCGGCTGAACGGGATCGGCCGTGCCGCCTCTGTCGGCTGCACCGCGCCCGCGCCGATCTGCAAGGTCGCGTTCAGCGGCCCCAGACGGCCATCCTCCATCACCGAGGCCCGCAGCGCTCCGGACATCGGCGCATCCAGCGCATCCAGAAACGCCAGAGCCGGGGTCTGGCCGGCCATGTCTCGGGCGGGCATGTCGTCAAAGCTCACGCCGAACTCCGCCGCCGTCTCACCGATCTGGCCCGAATAGTTCATCTCCAGCGTGGTGGCATAGCCGCGATTGCCCAGCAGCACGAAATCCCCCCGCAACTGCAACCGCTTGCGCTCCCGCGACAGCTCGATCCGCCCGCCATCGACCGTCCAGTTGCGCCGCGCGCGCGCATCTTCGTATTGCACCGTGAGGTTCTCGGCCTCCACCCGTTTGAGCGCCGCGAAATCGGGCCGCAGCAGGAACCGGTCAACCTCCTGAATGAGCCCCGCCAGGCTGGGCGCGTCCTCCACCGTCTCGGGGCTGTCCCCCAGGGCCAGGCCGATATTGCCGTCCTCGCTGCGCCGCAATCTCAGCGTGGCCCCCGACAGTCGGATCGTCGCTGGACGTATCTCGCCGCGCAGCAACGGGCGCAGGGCCACCGTCCCATCCACATCCGACAGGATCGCCAGCCGCTCGCCCCGTGCATCCGAGATCATCAGGTTGCGCATCACCAGCCGCGGCACCCAGTCGCGTTCCAGCACAAAGGCCACATCGCCAAAACGCAGCTGCGGACCGGTCAGGCCGCTGTTGATCCGGGTCGACACCTCGTCGCGCAACCAGCCCGGCGCGCTGACCGGCTTGCCCAGGATCGAAAAAAGCCCCACCGCCCCGACAAGCGCCAGCACCACCAGCGGCACGCCCAGCCACAACGCGCAGCGCCGCAGCCACCCGCGGCGCGGCTTGGCCGCATCGGCCTCGGGGCTGCCTTTCGGGTCTGCCTCTTTGGCGGGCTCGCTCATCGTCCTCCTTGCGGCTGAGACCAGGGCCACACACACGCGCCCTTTTCGCTCGCCTTTTGCGACCTAATATGAAACTCCTCGTCGCAGTTAACAAGGATTGCCCATGCCCGAAACCACCGATATCGCCCCCGACTTCACCCTGCCCCGTGACGGCGGCGGCGAGGTGACGCTGTCATCGCTCAAACCCAAATCCGTTGTCCTCTTCTTCTACCCGCGCGACGACACGTCCGGCTGCACCAAAGAGGCCATCGGCTTCACCGACGCGGCGGGCGAATTCGAGGCCGCAGGCGCGGTCGTGCTCGGCATCTCCAAGGACAGCATCGCCAAACATGACAAGTTCCGCGACAAACACGGGCTCGGCGTGGCCCTTCTGTCGGATGAAGACAGCGATGTTTGCGAACGCTACGACGTCTGGAAGGAAAAGAGCATGTATGGCAAGAAATTCTTCGGCATCGAGCGCTCCACCTTCCTGATCGACGGGACCGGCAAGATCGCCCGCGTCTGGCGCAAGGTGAAAGTGCCCGGCCATGTGGACGAGGTGCTTGAGGCGGCGCGCGCGCTGTGACCACGCTCAGCGACATGGCCGTCGAGGTGCTGACCACCGCCGATGGCCGCGCCAAGACCGCCCTTTCGCGCAGGCATGCCGCCACCTGGTTTGCCGCGCGCGCGGCGGGTGAGGTGATCCCGCTCGGCAATGCCTCCCCGCCTCTGCGCCCGGCGCGCCCCGACAAACCGGCGCTCCTCGACCCGCGCGACGTGCCCCGCCGCCGCCCCGGCAGCCCGCAGGGGCGCATCGCCCTTCTGCATGCCGTGGCGCATATCGAACTGAACGCCGTGGACCTGCACTGGGACATCATCGCGCGGTTTTCTGATGTCAAAATGCCAGCCGGATTCTATGATGACTGGGTCAAGGCGGCAGATGAAGAATCAAAACATTTCAATCTGATATCCGACTGTCTTGAAGCACTCGGCAGCCATTACGGCGCCCTGCCTGCCCATGCCGGAATGTGGCGCGCCGCCGAGGATACGATCGATGATTTCATGGGCCGCCTGGCCGTGGTGCCGATGGTGCTGGAGGCGCGCGGCCTCGACGTGACCCCCGGCATGATCGAGATTTTCGAAAAGGCAGGCGAAACCCAGGCGGTCGATGCCATGCAGGTCATCTATGCCGAAGAGGTCGCGCATGTCGCCTATGGCTCCAAGTGGTTTCACTTCCTCTGCGGGCGGCATGATCTCGACCCCAAAGAGGTGTTCCACAGCCTTGTGCGGCGCTATTTTCACGGCCCGCTCAAGCCGCCCTTCAACGAGGAAAAACGCGCCGAGGCGGGCCTGCCGCCCGACTTCTACTGGCCCCTTGCCGACCACCCTGACGCGAACCGTTAGCGCCACCGTCACCGCATAGGGCAAGTCCTTGGAATCGGCGGATTTTCGCCACATGCGCCTTCATCCGCCAAAAAGGCTGGTGCGCTTGACCAAATACCTTGCCGAAGGCAAAGCCGCTGGGGTATGCACGACCGCGGGCGCTGCCACTCCAAAAATACGTGCGCCGCAATGGGATGGGAAAGATAGGGGCCCGAGGATTTGCGAAGCAAAATTGCGATCAAGATGGATGCGTTTCTGGAGCGGTATTTTCCTGAGCGACGCGTCTTTCTGAAATCCGATACGGACACGCGGTTCATCCGCCTCCGTCCTGCCTCACAACTCATGGCCTTCCTGGGCTGCTCGGCCATTGTCGCCTGGGCGATCATCGCCACCGCGATCCTGATCATGGACAGCATCGGCTCGGGCAATTTCCGCGAACAGGCCAAGCGCGATCAGCGCACCTATGAAACCCGGCTCAACGCCCTGTCCGCCGAACGCGACCTGCGCGCCGAAGAGGCGATTGCCGCCCAGGAGCGTTTCAATACCGCGCTTCGGGAAATCTCCAAGATGCAGTCGGAGCTTCTGGCCTCCGAGACCCGCCGCCGCGAGATGGAAACCGGCATCGAGGTGATCCAGGCCACCCTGCGCAAAGTGATGAACGAGCGCAACGATGCCCGCGAAGAAGCACAACAGCTCGCGCTCGCCCTCGAAGAAAACGGCGGTCAGACAGGCGTGACCGGCGACAAGGGCGGGCTGAACCAGCAGGCGCTGAACTTCCTGACCGCAGCACTTGAGGACACCGCCAGCGCCCGCGACACGATCACCGAAAATGCGCAGGAGGCGCTTCTGGCCGCCGATGAGATGGCGCTTCAGATCGAGTTGATGAAAGACCAGAACAACCAGATCTTCCGTCAGCTCGAAGAGGCCATGACCATCTCGGTCGAGCCGCTCGACAAGATGTTCCGCGCCGCCGGGCTCAACACCGAAAGCCTGCTGAACACCGTCCGCCGCGGCTATTCCGGCCAGGGCGGCCCGCTGACCCCGCTCAGCTTCTCCACCCGCGGGGGCGACCCCTCGGAAGACACGCTGCGCGCCAACCGGCTTCTCAGCCAGATGGACCGGCTCAACATGTACCGGATCGCGGCGCAAAAGGCCCCCTTCGCCCTGCCGGTCAAATCCGCGTTCCGCTACACGTCGGGCTTTGGCATGCGCTGGGGCCGGATGCATAACGGCACGGATTTCGCAGCCCCCCACGGCACGCCGATCTATGCCACCGCCGATGGTGTCGTCACCCATGCGGGCTGGCAGTCAGGCTACGGCCGCCTCGTGAAGATCCAGCACGAGTTCGGCATCGAGACCCGCTATGCCCATAATTCGAAACTGTTCGTTCAAGAGGGCCAAAGGGTCTCGCGCGGACAGAAGATTGCTGCTATGGGGAACACTGGACGTTCTACCGGCACTCATCTACATTACGAAATCCGTGTCGGCGGCAAACCCGTCAACCCCATGATCTATATCAAGGCAGCGAACGATGTTTTCTAAAAGCAAAATCAACGACCCGGCCCCGAAACCTGAGGAGGCCACCCGGCCCGCCGCCCCTGCGCCCAAGACGGATGCAAATCCCGCCGCGGCAGAGTTCAAGGCCGCAGCCCCCAAAGCCAAGCCGCCCGCATCGGTGCTTTCGTCGGATCTGCATGTGACCGGCAACCTCAAGACCACCGGCGATATCCAGGTCGAAGGCACTGTCGAAGGCGATATTCGCGCGCATCTTCTGACCATCGGCGAAGGCGCCACCATCAAAGGCGAAGTGATCGCCGATGACGTGGTGATCAATGGCCGCATCGTGGGCCGTGTGCGTGGCCTTAAGGTGCGCCTGACCTCGACCGCCCGCGTCGAAGGCGACATCATCCACAAGACCATCGCAATCGAAAGCGGCGCGCATTTCGAAGGCTCGGTGCAGCGTCAGGATGACCCGCTCAACGCCAAGTCGAAAAACCCGAACCCGGCCGCCGCCGCCGCATCTTCGGACGCCGCCAAAGGCTGACCGCAGCGCAAGACCGGCTGAAAAAACAGAGAAAAGGCGCCCTGCCCATGCGGCAGCGGCGCCTTTCCTTTTGCGGCCGTCCGGCCGTGTCCCGCGCGGTCAGTTATTGGCGGTCAGCGGGTCGATGATCTGGGACACTTCGGTGACCTTGCTGAACGGGATGCCGCTCAGTTCCGCATGTTGCTTGATCTCATCCTCGCTCTCCGCGAGATAGACACAGAACGTCTTGTCGCCCGCAACATAGGAATGCTGCCACTGAATGCCCGGGCCGACGCTGGCAAGGGCCTGGTTCGATGCGCGTGCCGCGCCGCACAGCTCGGTCATGGAAAACTCTCCGATACCAGGAATGTCACGTTCGATGATGTAGCGTTTCATGATGTTATCCTTCCGATTTTGAGGTCTGTCGGTGTGCACAGTCACAGCATGACCTGTCCCGGTCGAATTCGCGAATTCAATTTTCTTTAGCAAAACGAAGAAAACCTTTATCATTGATGCTTGATGTTTTGCCTATTAAAGGTAACCTTTATCAATGACCCCTGTCACGCACCTGAAATCCCTTCAGGCCCTCGAAATGGCGATCCGCGAAGGATCGCTCAAAGCTGCGGCCGAGGCATTGGGAATCACCTCCGCAGCGGTCGGACAGCGCATTCGCGCGCTGGAGGATTATCTTGGTACCGACCTGCTGCTCAGGGGGCGCTCCGGCCTCTCTCCGACGCCGGAACTTCTTGAGGCGCTGGCCGATCTGCGGGCCGGGTTCGCGGCACTCGAACGTGTGACCGAGGTGCTCGATTTTCAGCGCATGTCCGAGATTCATGTGGTCGCCGATCCGGACTGGACCGAGCTGTGGCTGATGCCCCGCCTGACCGAATTCCGGCAGATGTATCCCAATGTCCTCTTTTGCATCAATGGCGCCGGAGACGTGCCGATACGGATCGGCACGCCCGATCTGCGCATCACCTATGCGAACGGACCGGGCGAGGTTTTGTTCAGGGATGTGCTGATCCCGGTCACCGGCCCCGACAACCCGCGCCGCATCGCTGTGGGCGAGGCTTATCCGATGGAGGGCATGCCGCTCTTGCATCTGAAGGCACAGCTCGAAGACCCGGCCCATCCCGGCTGGCCCCACTGGTTCGACCTGTTCGGCCAGCGCGAAACAGGCATCGACCGGGGTGTGCGCTATCCGCATGCGCGCCTCGCCCTCAAAGCGGTGCGCGAAAATGTCGGTTTTCTGGTCTGTGGCCTGTCGCTGATGACCCGCGACATCGCGGAGGGGCGCATCGTTACCCCCTTCCCGCTGTCGCAATCCATTCCCGCGCCGCTGCCCTACCAGCTGACGGTCCGGCACGATTCCGGGAAACGCCCCCAGATCCAGAAATTCGTCTCCTGGCTGCGGGACGCCGCCGCGCAGACCCAGGCCGAAATCGACCGGATGACCAGCGCCTGAGCAGGGCGATTGCCGCGCCGCACCGCAGTTGATAGGCTTTCATCAACCACCCGACCCCAACCGCAGGAGCGCCCCATGTCAGACAAGAACCAGCATTACGACGACGCGTTTGCCGGGCTGCTCGAAGAGGTCTGGGGCGAGGGCTATCTTTCTCCTGGCGGCCCCGAGGAAGTGGCGCGCGTTCTGGAGGGGCTCGACCTCTCCGGCAAGACCGCCCTCGATATCGGCTGCGGCACCGGGGCGATCACCCTTTCACTCGTGGCCGATCACGGCGCGGCGCGCGCGGTGGGCATCGATGTCGAAAACCACGTCTGCCAGGAGGCCCGTGCACGGGCCGAAAAGGCTGGGTATGGCGACGCGGTCGAGATCGTCCATGTGGCACCCGGCCCCTTCCCTTTCGAGGATGGCACGTTCGATCTGGTCTTCTCCAAGGACTCGATCATTCACATCGCCGACAAGGAGGCGCTCGCGCGTGACATCTTCCGCGTGCTGAAGCCCGGTGGCGTGTTCGCCGCATCCGATTGGCTGACCAATCAGGATGGCCCGATGTCCCCCGCGCTCCAGCGCTATGTCGATCTCGAAGGTCTCGGCTTCGCCATGGCGTCGCCCTCCCGCTATGCCAAGGCGCTGAGTGACGCGGGCTTCACCGGCGTCGAGACCCGTGACCGCAACCCATGGTATCTGGGCCTTGCCGGGGACGAACGCGCGTTTCTCGCCGGGCCCGAACGTGCCCGTCTCGAAGTGGCCTATGGCGCCGGCCTGGTGGCGGAAAATATCGAGATCTGGGACGCGATGATCGCGGTGCTAGAAACCGGCGAGCTCTGCCCGCATCACCTGCGCGGACACAAACCTTAAGATTTGGTTGCGCGCGGTCCGATTGTACAATTCAGGGGGTGATTTTGTACAAAACGTACAAAACTACGCCTCCAGCTCGGCATCCCAATAGAGAAAGTCCATCCGGCTTTCATGCAGGTGTTTGGGGTTTTTAAAAGTTTGCCGAGTTACGGATAAGTACAAACAAAGCGGGAATGGACAGTTTGCGAAAACTGAAAAAACCCTAAGTTTTCCGATAACAGGGCTAAGGCTTCTGTATTTATATCTGCGTCAAAAGCAGCCTTAGCCTCTACGCTTTTCCATTCTCTGCGATCAAGGCTTTCAACAATGCCTTCAACCAAGCCCGAGCAGGTTTTCCGTTCCATGCCATAAAGCTCTGATCTGAATAAGCAACATGAGCAAATGCACCAGGTTTCTCATCTTTGGAGTTAATGCTAATTTCCCAAGCCCACTCGGGAAGAAAAGCTTCATGAAGAGTTTCTGCCGCGTTCAAATCACCGGTTGAAGCCTGATTGAGAACGCTAACCCATTTTTCTTCTGGCTGCGCCAAGTATGCCGGTAACATCAACGGTACTTCACCTGTGCTACCATTTTCTAAATCATTCAATAACTATTTGAACTCAAACAAATTATCCTTCATTTTCCCCCGCTCCCCAAAGCAATCTTGTACTTCTTAAAGGTGTTTCTTTACTCAGCCAACCCCTTTATAAGGTAGCTGAGATTAGCACTTTATAGATTGACTTAGATCATTCACTTCCTAAAAATGACGCGTTTTCGTTACATATTGTGTAAATAAAACCACGCATTGTGTAAATAAAACCAAGCAATGATACTCTGAAAGCTGTGAGTTCGATTTTGGCTAGCGACCGAGTGGGATTTGAAAGTTCACCTATTTGGAAACAATTTTTCCTGTAAAAAAGTTCCGATCACGCCTCCAGCTCGGCATCCCAATAGAGAAAGTCCATCCAGCTTTCATGCAGGTGGTTCGGCGGGAATTTACGCCCCATATTGCGCAGCTGCTCCGCCCCCGGCGCGCGGGGCGGTTTGCGCAGGGACATGCCCGTGCGATGCAGGCTTTTCGCGCCTTTCCTGAGATTGCAGGGCGAACAGGCGGCAACAACGTTTTCCCAGCTCGTGATCCCGCCCTTGGCGCGCGGCACCACATGGTCAAAGGTCAACTCCCCCTTGGCCCCGCAATACTGGCAGCGAAACTCGTCCCTCAGAAATAAATTAAAGCGCGTGAAGGCCACGCGCTTTTGAGGTTTTACGTAATCTTTCAAGACGATAACCGACGGTATCCTGATCTCTATACTCGGGGAATGCACCATCGCGTCATATTCCGCCACGATATCCACCCGGTCGAGATAGGCCGCCTTCACCGCCTCCTGCCAGGTCCATAAGGACAAAGGATAGTAGGATAAGGGCCGGTAATCCGCGTTGAGCACCAGTGCCGGATGCTGCTTCAGCGCTGCGGGGTCCCTGACAAACTCGGTCCTGAAATCACCTTGCATGGTCTGCTCTCACCTTGTCGTCTTGAGGCCCACTATATCTCGTGTTTGGAACCTGACAAGCCCTACATGTTGCGGCAATTTGCGCACAGTTTGGCAACAGCAGAATGACACCCGAAACCGCATCGGGCCAGGGAAAGCGCAGTGGCTGAAAAAACCGGTGGTCAGAACCCCAGCTTGTCGCGCATGAAGGCCAGCGCCACCTGCAACCCGTCCGGCGCGATGCCATGCGCTGTGCCCTTCATCACATGGGCATAGACCTCGTCCCAGCCCGCGCCCTGCAACGCCTCCGCCGCCTGCGGCAGGGATTGCGGCGGAACGACATCATCCATATCCCCATGCACCAGCAGGACGGGCGGGCGTACCTTCACCTCGTCCTTCAACAGATCGGGCGACAAGAGCCGCCCCGAGAAGGCCACGATCCCCGCCACCGCATCTTCCCGGCGCGGGGCGACATGCAACGCCATCATCGTGCCTTGGGAAAACCCAAACAAAACAACCTGTTCCGGCAGGACATCCTCATCCACCATCAGCGCGTCGAGATAGGCGTCAAGGTCTTCCGCCGCCGCCATCAGGCCGCGCTCGGCCTCTTCCTCGGACGACCCGTCGATCCAGGGGATCGGAAACCACTGATAGCCGCCGAACATCCCCGGGATCGTTTCCGGCGCATCGGGCGCCACGAAAAGCGTGTCGGGCAAATGCTCGCCCAGAACATCCGCCAGCCCCAGCAAATCGGCCCCGTTGGCGCCATAGCCATGCAGGAACACCACGACCGATCGGGTCGTGCCCGACTGCGGCTCTTTCCGGCCGGATTGCAAAACGCGCGTCATCTGATCCCTTCCCTGTCTTTCGCAACACGGTAGTAGGCCCAAAGAATGCGCGCCGCAACCGATCTCCACGGCGCCCAGGCCTCGGCCATCTGGCGCAGGGCGCGGTCCTTGGGCCGCTCCGGCAGGTCATAAAGCAGCCGCGCGGCCTCTTGCAGGGCCAAATCCCCCGGCGCGAAGACATCCGCATGACCCAATGAAAACATGGCATAAATCTCGGCCGTCCACACGCCGATACCGGGCACCTGCGTGAGCGTGGCCACCACCTCTTGGGTCGGCGCGTCGCGCAGCGCGGCATAATCCAGACGCGCCTCGGCCAGCGCCCTGG
This window harbors:
- a CDS encoding DNA-3-methyladenine glycosylase family protein; translated protein: MRLIHDMKDVEEGADYLAEICPRMAYAQSLTGPLPLRRKPDGFAELLSAIISQQVSVASAAAIWQRMQAAGLTGPEAVANASEEALREAGLSRQKIRYARALAEARLDYAALRDAPTQEVVATLTQVPGIGVWTAEIYAMFSLGHADVFAPGDLALQEAARLLYDLPERPKDRALRQMAEAWAPWRSVAARILWAYYRVAKDREGIR